The genomic DNA CGCTCAACGCGGAATTTTAATAAAACAGGAGGCGGTTTTATAATTGAGGGATGCAAAAACTCACCCTCACCCGACCTGACGACTGGCATCTCCATCTCCGAGACGGCGCAGCCTTGAAAGCGGTTTTGCCCCATACGGTGCGTCAGTTTGCCCGCGCAATTGTGATGCCAAACTTGAAGCCTCCCATTCGGACGGTCGCTGAAGCCGCCGCCTACCGCGATCGCATTCTTGCAGCAGTTCCCGATGGGCAACAGTTTGAGCCACTGATGACGCTCTACCTCACGGACAACACCAGCCCGGAAGAGATTGTCGCGGCGAAGGAATCGCAGTTTGTTAAAGCGGTTAAGTACTACCCCGCCGGAGCAACGACCAACTCAGACCTGGGGGTGACGGATATTGGCAAGTGCGATCGCGTGTTTGAGGCAATGCAGCAGGTCGATCTGCCGTTACTCCTGCATGGGGAAGTCACCGATCATCAGGTTGATATGTTCGATCGCGAAAAAGTATTTATCGATCGGCATTTGATCCCGCTCAAGCAGCGATTTCCCAACCTGCGCGTCGTGCTGGAACACATTACGACCTCAGAGGCAGTGCAGTACGTCCTCTCTGCAAATAACGTTGCCGCAACCATCACGCCCCAGCATTTGTTATTTAACCGCAATAGCCTATTTCAGGGCGGCATTCGTCCCCACTTTTACTGCCTGCCGATTCTAAAACGGGAGGAGCATCGATCGGCGCTTCTGCAAGCTGCAACCTCTGGAAATCCTAAATTTTTCCTGGGTACGGATAGCGCCCCCCATCCTCGCAACAGCAAAGAAAGTTCCTGTGGCTGTGCGGGCTGCTATTCAGCTCTGCACGCAATGGAACTGTACACCGAAGCGTTTGAAAGCGTCGATGCTCTGGATAAACTGGAAGCGTTCGCTAGCTTCTATGGAGCCGATTTTTATCAGCTTCCCCGCAATACCGAACAAATTACGTTAACCAAAACAACTTGGCGCGTTCCCGATGAAATTCCGTTCACGGAATCCGGACTGGTGCCCTTGTTAGCAGGTCAAGAAATGTCCTGGCAAATGGCTTGACCTCAGCATAAGAGTAGCGACTTGATAGGAATAATCGTGTTATCTAATATGCCATTCCTTAATCATTAAAGATTAAAGGCTCGCACAGGAGCTTTATGACGGAAAAAATGTTTATGGGCTACTTGCTGCTGCTTCCCTAATTACTCCTAGAACTTCTTGTGGATGCGAAATCATAGGGAAATGGCTCGATTCTACGGTAATTGTTTCTGCTCTCATTCGCTCCGATAGGTCGCGTTGTAAGTCAGGCGGAACAGCCTTATCGTTTGTCGCGATGATGTACCAACTTGATTTATCTTTCCAGGCTGGCGAACTTGCCTTGACTTCTGTAAGCGATGTCGATGGTGGTGTTTGGGTTGCATAAATGAGTTTCCTTCTTTCATCAGAGAGACCGTTTGCTAAAACTTCATCAACACCTTCTTTTGAAATCCAAACAAACCCATTTTGTTCTTGAAAATGTGGAGAAGGAGTTCCGTATTTACTCATCAAATCAATCATAGACTCGCCTGCATCGGGAGCGAGCGCGGCAATATACACTAAGCCGGAAACTCGTTCATGATTGCCGATTTCAGTAATGACAAAACCACCCCATGAATGACCCACCAAAATGCAATTTCCCTCAGTGCGATCCAGAACGCGCTTCGTCGCAGCAATATCGTCTGCTATCGATGTGAGCGGATTTTGAACTGCAATCACTTCGTAGCCTTCTGCCAAAAGCGTTGGGATAATCTCGTCGTAACAGGAGCCGTCTGCCCAAAAACCGTGAACCAGTATAATGTTTTTGACTTTGCTCATAGGGTTAAGCATTTCTTAGCAAATTCAGATGTGGGTACACATCATTTTAGAAAGAATTAGCAGAAGCGATCGAACGATTAATTAGTCGATCCGACTGAATATTTCGCGGAAGATTCCGATCTGGATTGTTTAAGTAGAAATGTGTTTGCTTAAAATCTGAATTCGGGTATTTGGGCAGAAAAATTCAGTTTTATTTACTTATTCAGCCGCACCAGCAGCCGCCGCAGTACCGCAATCTGAACGCCGATCGTCTTATAGCCCACGCGATCGAATAGCACCACGACCTTATCGCCTTCGTAGCGCATTACGGTTCCCATACCCCAGGATTTGTGAACGACTTGGCTGTTGAGGGGGAAGGGTTGGCGATCGGACTCCTCTGCTAGAACACCGTTTTTGCAGTTGTCGCAGTTGTTGCAGGGCTTCTGGAATTCCTCGCCAAAGTAGTTGAGCAGGTATGCTCGCCGACAGTCCCGCACTTCTGCGTAGCTTCGCATCATTTCCAGCCGGGATTTCTCAAACTGGCGTTGTCTTTCCTGTGCTTCAACAGCCGCCGCCGCCGCAACTTCCAGATCTTCCACCTGTTCACAGACGGTCACTTCTCCGGTCGGCAGGGTTTCCACAACACCTACTTCTGTGAGACGGCTGAGGGCTGTTTTCAGTTTGCTCTGAGACAAATCGGTTTGCTCCTGGAGGTCTTTGGGGGCGATCGGTTCTTCCTGCTCCTGAAGCATCTCTGCGATCTGTTTTACCTCTTCGGTGTCCAGGTGTCCGCCGCTAGCAAAAAATCGCCGCAGTCGCAGATCGTCGGGATTGTAGAACAGAATAATTTCTGCTGGATTGCCGTCCCGTCCGGCTCGCCCAATTTCCTGATAGTAGGAGTCGATCGAATCGCTGATATCCGCGTGGAACACAAACCGCACATTGGGCTTATCCATCCCCATCCCAAAAGCAGTCGTAGCAACCAGGACATCAATTTCGTCCTGTAAGAACGCCGCCTCTGTTTCAGTTCGGTCGCTCGACTTCATTCCTGCATGGTAAAAGTGCGAGCGCAGTCCCACCTCCTGAAGTTTCTGAGCAATTTCCTCCGTGCGCTTCCGAGTTGCCGCATAGATAATCCCTGGTTTTTCTGCCTGCTGCACACAGGCAATCAGCGCATCCTGCTTTTCCGCCTCGTCGTCAAGTCGCCGCACGTCCAGATATAAATTGGGGCGATCGAATCCCCGCACAATTACCGCTGGATTTTTCATGCCGAGCCGCTGCACAATTTCCTCCCGCACTGGAGGCGCAGCCGTTGCCGTTAATGCCAGAATGCGCGGATGTCCCAACGCCTCGATCACCGTTCCCAGCCGCAGATAGTCCGGGCGAAAGTCATGCCCCCAGGAACTCAGACAGTGCGCCTCATCCACCACAAATAAGGAGGGCTGCGCCGCCTGCAATTGCTCCAGTGTTTCGGGATTGTTGAACTGCTCTGGAGCCAGAAACAGGAACTCTAGATCGCCTTCTTTAAATCGCTCAAATGCCTCCTGGCGATCGCAGGGCTTCACCGCCGAGTTCACGACCGCCGCCTCTCCCACATCCTGCTGGGCGATCGACTGCACCTGATCTCGTTGAAGCGCAATCAACGGAGAAACGACGACTGTCGCTCTGGGCATCACCGAAGCGGCAAGCTGATAAATCGCCGACTTCCCGGCTCCCGTGGGCATGACTGCCAGCGTATCGTGACCGTCTAGAATTGCCCGAACCGCCATCTCCTGACCGGGTTTCAATTTGTCGTAACCAAATCGTTTCTGCGCGAGTTCGTTCAGTTCCTCAAGACTCAGCGTTTTCTTGCGCCGTTTACTGCTGACCCGTTTGCTGCTGACTGGGTTACTGCTGACCATGAGCGATCGTGCCCTGCGGAAGTTGTGATGATACCCGCAGCATAGTCAAACAGAAGCATCGCCGGGATCGTCACCAGGAGAGATCAGATGTTCCCCGACTTCTCCCCATGCGGAAGGAGCGACCGCTGTAACACCCACAAAACTCCGGCTGTGATCGTGCCTCCCAGCAGCATCCAACTCGTTTGCTGATTGCCCAAAATCACAGAGCTGATTGTCAAAAGACCCAGGACGATTGCCAGTCCTCTTGCAAACGCCAACATTCGCTGAACTGCCTGCTGTGCCTCCGTCACTCGCTGAAGCAAATCCGCATCCTTACCCAGATACTCGGCACTGTGGAGCAAATGCTGATTCGCCTGATACTTCACCAGGTCTACCTGATAGTACGTGCCCAGTTCTCCATCCCGCAGGCTTGCCACCGAATGCAGACCAAACCGCTTTGCATGGGCGATCGCCGTCCGAATTTGCCGCTTTGTGGCGAGGGGTTGCAGCGCCTCAAACACCGATTCCCGGTACACCCCCGTTTTTGCCATTTGCAAAATCTGTTCGCTCAGTTCCGAGATAGACATGCGGCGCGTAATGGTTGCTCTAGCTGGAGTCATACGATCGACAAAGGAGAGGCATCTGGGCTTTTATCTTAACTCTCTTTGTACCAAAATCGTACTACTCGCAATTAATTTATTTTTGAGTTCTGATTGATTACTTCTGATTGTCTGACTTAAACCGCCCCGCTATAAACGATCGCTGCTGAAGATGTTTCGTTTTGCGTCCGCTCACCCGCTTGCGCCACATCCGAAAGCTGGACGGCTGCATTTCTCGCCGCATCAGCGCGATCACCTGCTTTTCACTCAAGCCATACTGAAGCGCGATCGCCTCAAACGGAGTGCGGTCTTCCCATGCCATTTCAATGATGCGATCGATCGATTCACTGTCGAGTTGCGGTAAGTCCATACTGATAAAAATATTTACCTAAATTAAAAAGACACCCCCCGGAGGGAGTGCCTTCAACTAGCAGGAAGCTAGAACTTAGCCGTTGATGGCAGGAGCGGTCAGCGCCACAGGAGCAGCCTCGCCAGCAGCCAGGTCAAGCGGGAAGTTGTGAGCATTGCGCTCGTGCATCACTTCCATACCCAGGTTCGCACGGTTCAGTACGTCTGCCCAGGTGTTCACTACACGACCCTGAGAATCCAGGATGCTCTGGTTGAAGTTGAACCCGTTCAGGTTGAACGCCATCGTGCTGATGCCCAGCGCCGTGAACCAAATCCCGATTACAGGCCATGCACCCAGGAAGAAGTGCAGTGCACGAGAGTTGTTGAACGAAGCATATTGGAAGATGAGACGACCGAAGTAGCCGTGGGCTGCCACGATGTTGTAGGTCTCTTCTTCTTGTCCGAACTTGTAGCCGTAGTTCTGCGACTCGGTCTCGGTCGTCTCACGCACCAGCGAAGACGTCACCAAGGAACCGTGCATTGCAGAGAACAGAGAGCCACCGAACACACCCGCCACACCCAGCATGTGGAAGGGGTGCATCAGGATGTTGTGCTCTGCCTGGAACACGAACATGAAGTTGAACGTGCCAGAGATACCCAGGGGCATCCCATCCGAGAACGAACCC from Leptolyngbya ohadii IS1 includes the following:
- the pyrC gene encoding dihydroorotase; its protein translation is MQKLTLTRPDDWHLHLRDGAALKAVLPHTVRQFARAIVMPNLKPPIRTVAEAAAYRDRILAAVPDGQQFEPLMTLYLTDNTSPEEIVAAKESQFVKAVKYYPAGATTNSDLGVTDIGKCDRVFEAMQQVDLPLLLHGEVTDHQVDMFDREKVFIDRHLIPLKQRFPNLRVVLEHITTSEAVQYVLSANNVAATITPQHLLFNRNSLFQGGIRPHFYCLPILKREEHRSALLQAATSGNPKFFLGTDSAPHPRNSKESSCGCAGCYSALHAMELYTEAFESVDALDKLEAFASFYGADFYQLPRNTEQITLTKTTWRVPDEIPFTESGLVPLLAGQEMSWQMA
- a CDS encoding alpha/beta fold hydrolase; protein product: MSKVKNIILVHGFWADGSCYDEIIPTLLAEGYEVIAVQNPLTSIADDIAATKRVLDRTEGNCILVGHSWGGFVITEIGNHERVSGLVYIAALAPDAGESMIDLMSKYGTPSPHFQEQNGFVWISKEGVDEVLANGLSDERRKLIYATQTPPSTSLTEVKASSPAWKDKSSWYIIATNDKAVPPDLQRDLSERMRAETITVESSHFPMISHPQEVLGVIREAAASSP
- a CDS encoding RecQ family ATP-dependent DNA helicase is translated as MVSSNPVSSKRVSSKRRKKTLSLEELNELAQKRFGYDKLKPGQEMAVRAILDGHDTLAVMPTGAGKSAIYQLAASVMPRATVVVSPLIALQRDQVQSIAQQDVGEAAVVNSAVKPCDRQEAFERFKEGDLEFLFLAPEQFNNPETLEQLQAAQPSLFVVDEAHCLSSWGHDFRPDYLRLGTVIEALGHPRILALTATAAPPVREEIVQRLGMKNPAVIVRGFDRPNLYLDVRRLDDEAEKQDALIACVQQAEKPGIIYAATRKRTEEIAQKLQEVGLRSHFYHAGMKSSDRTETEAAFLQDEIDVLVATTAFGMGMDKPNVRFVFHADISDSIDSYYQEIGRAGRDGNPAEIILFYNPDDLRLRRFFASGGHLDTEEVKQIAEMLQEQEEPIAPKDLQEQTDLSQSKLKTALSRLTEVGVVETLPTGEVTVCEQVEDLEVAAAAAVEAQERQRQFEKSRLEMMRSYAEVRDCRRAYLLNYFGEEFQKPCNNCDNCKNGVLAEESDRQPFPLNSQVVHKSWGMGTVMRYEGDKVVVLFDRVGYKTIGVQIAVLRRLLVRLNK
- a CDS encoding TIGR03643 family protein; its protein translation is MDLPQLDSESIDRIIEMAWEDRTPFEAIALQYGLSEKQVIALMRREMQPSSFRMWRKRVSGRKTKHLQQRSFIAGRFKSDNQK
- the psbA gene encoding photosystem II q(b) protein; the protein is MTTTLQRRESANLWEQFCNWITSTDNRLYIGWFGVLMIPTLLAAATCYIIAFIAAPPVDIDGIREPVAGSLIYGNNIITGAVVPSSNAIGLHFYPIWEAASLDEWLYNGGPYQLVVFHFLIGVFCYMGREWELSYRLGMRPWICVAYSAPVAAATAVFLIYPIGQGSFSDGMPLGISGTFNFMFVFQAEHNILMHPFHMLGVAGVFGGSLFSAMHGSLVTSSLVRETTETESQNYGYKFGQEEETYNIVAAHGYFGRLIFQYASFNNSRALHFFLGAWPVIGIWFTALGISTMAFNLNGFNFNQSILDSQGRVVNTWADVLNRANLGMEVMHERNAHNFPLDLAAGEAAPVALTAPAING